In a single window of the Candidatus Deferrimicrobiaceae bacterium genome:
- the bamA gene encoding outer membrane protein assembly factor BamA — translation MHRLGTVRPTLSVLAFCLASMAFPAWVMGATDNASPVVRAVSFQVASPYLISYQELTALVTVHPGDRFDPQAIRESIKGLYAKSAFRDISAWERVEGGAVEVVFFMRPIATISDIEVKGQDLVSPAQILTMSRLKRGAPIETRDLPAAEESIREGLRQKGFPDATASIRAICSIENGSGKLVVTVKEGERGRIAHLAVDGASFFPPEKVRDLLGFEEGDRFDFRKWDDGVKQLRRAFKREGFLTVHVSGVSITGTGTDGLSLSVTVEPGTRYDVRFDGASEYSVGRLEKASGLYGDDEATEGGLIYDVRDRLLAFYRTRDYSRARVDVTVGDRVDDRVPLRIAIREGEKGYLKEIRFEGNASLSSAKLRTQMTSRERGFFHLLTGSGDFQEEEWADDVNAILGLYQQEGFVRARVSSIDTDWDERGRITKTIHVVEGARYRLREIRFHGNDHFLRSELLAKMDNKEGAIVDYVALEREQETIATRYRDGGYLDADAEATLDFDPGTDNTVVARFEIHEGTRYRLGKTVVRGDILTDAIVVLRELPVREGAPIGEKELLKFQQAVFGTGLYKSVRVQRVKQPNGILDLVVEVEEGYFFEIEYGVGYGTDTGVRGFVGSKLLNLDGKGRNLSGRILESQREQNYIWDLREPWIFGNQWKWEGGLTGSYLAAERESFKFKKTALLTSINRTIFDRSTVSFQYELSRDRVYDVVPGAVLSVEDQGTANIAAARTVLVFDFRDDPFNPTKGSFNSGTVEGASVYLGSEIEYYKLAAQSSWYFPLIRGNTIVVSARAGMIRPTGKTSEVPIQKRFFLGGRTTVRGFKEETLGPKAADGTSTGGDYMVNTNAELRVPLQHGFLLAGFFDTGSVWFPHNQESGFDLRKSAGAGLRYLTPVGPLSLDFGWKLDRRQEESPYEWHFTIGAIF, via the coding sequence ATGCATCGACTTGGCACAGTCCGGCCGACGCTTTCGGTACTCGCGTTTTGCCTCGCCTCGATGGCATTTCCCGCGTGGGTGATGGGCGCAACGGACAACGCGTCTCCGGTCGTCCGCGCTGTCTCGTTCCAGGTTGCCTCCCCCTACCTCATCTCCTATCAGGAATTGACGGCGCTGGTGACGGTGCACCCCGGCGACCGGTTCGATCCCCAGGCGATCCGTGAATCCATCAAGGGGCTCTATGCCAAATCGGCGTTCCGGGATATATCCGCCTGGGAAAGGGTCGAGGGCGGCGCCGTGGAAGTCGTTTTCTTCATGCGCCCGATCGCGACGATCTCCGATATCGAAGTGAAGGGACAGGATCTTGTCAGCCCGGCCCAGATCCTGACCATGTCGCGTCTCAAGCGGGGCGCCCCCATCGAGACGCGCGACCTGCCTGCCGCCGAGGAATCGATCCGGGAAGGCCTTCGGCAGAAAGGATTCCCCGATGCCACGGCTTCCATTCGCGCGATCTGCAGCATCGAGAACGGTTCCGGCAAGCTGGTCGTGACGGTGAAGGAAGGGGAGCGGGGACGCATCGCGCACCTGGCGGTCGACGGCGCCTCCTTCTTCCCGCCGGAGAAGGTGAGGGACCTCCTGGGCTTCGAGGAGGGAGACCGCTTCGACTTCCGAAAATGGGACGACGGCGTGAAGCAGCTTCGTCGCGCATTCAAGCGGGAGGGGTTCCTCACGGTCCACGTCTCCGGCGTCTCGATCACGGGAACCGGCACCGACGGCCTGTCGCTTTCCGTCACGGTCGAGCCCGGAACGCGTTACGACGTCCGGTTTGACGGCGCATCCGAATACTCCGTCGGTCGGCTTGAAAAGGCATCGGGCCTGTACGGAGACGACGAGGCGACCGAAGGAGGGCTGATCTACGACGTCCGGGACCGCCTGCTGGCGTTCTATCGAACGCGCGACTACAGCCGCGCGCGAGTCGACGTGACGGTGGGCGACCGGGTCGACGACCGGGTCCCCCTGCGCATTGCCATCCGGGAGGGCGAAAAAGGTTACCTGAAGGAGATCCGCTTCGAGGGGAACGCCTCGCTGTCTTCCGCCAAGCTGCGCACCCAGATGACGAGCCGGGAGCGCGGTTTCTTCCACCTGCTGACCGGTTCCGGCGATTTTCAGGAAGAAGAGTGGGCCGACGACGTGAACGCGATCCTCGGGCTGTACCAGCAGGAGGGATTCGTCCGGGCACGCGTGTCGTCGATCGACACGGACTGGGACGAGCGTGGACGGATCACCAAGACGATCCACGTGGTCGAGGGCGCAAGGTATCGCCTCCGGGAGATCCGCTTCCACGGGAACGATCATTTCCTCCGTTCCGAACTGCTCGCGAAGATGGACAACAAGGAGGGGGCAATCGTCGATTACGTCGCCCTCGAGCGGGAACAGGAGACGATCGCGACGAGATATCGCGATGGGGGCTATCTCGACGCCGATGCCGAGGCGACGCTCGACTTCGACCCGGGGACCGACAATACGGTCGTGGCCCGCTTCGAGATCCACGAAGGAACCCGCTACCGGCTCGGGAAAACGGTCGTCCGCGGCGATATCCTGACCGACGCCATCGTCGTTCTCCGCGAGCTGCCCGTGCGCGAGGGGGCTCCCATCGGCGAGAAAGAGCTGCTGAAATTCCAGCAGGCCGTCTTCGGCACCGGGCTTTACAAGAGCGTTCGCGTGCAGCGGGTCAAGCAGCCGAACGGGATCCTCGACCTCGTCGTCGAAGTCGAGGAAGGTTACTTCTTCGAGATCGAATACGGGGTCGGCTACGGGACCGATACCGGAGTCCGCGGCTTCGTCGGGTCAAAGTTGCTGAACCTCGACGGCAAGGGCAGGAACCTATCCGGGCGGATCCTCGAAAGCCAGCGGGAGCAGAATTACATCTGGGACCTGCGCGAGCCCTGGATCTTCGGCAACCAGTGGAAGTGGGAAGGGGGGCTGACCGGTTCCTATCTCGCGGCGGAACGGGAAAGCTTCAAGTTCAAGAAGACGGCGCTGCTGACCAGCATCAACCGGACGATCTTCGACCGCTCTACGGTGTCGTTCCAGTACGAGCTCTCGCGCGACCGCGTCTACGACGTGGTTCCCGGCGCCGTACTCTCGGTCGAGGACCAGGGGACCGCCAACATCGCCGCTGCCCGCACCGTGCTCGTCTTCGATTTCCGGGACGATCCGTTCAACCCGACCAAGGGATCGTTCAATTCGGGGACGGTCGAGGGCGCCTCGGTCTACCTGGGGTCGGAAATCGAATACTACAAGCTCGCCGCGCAATCGAGCTGGTATTTCCCCCTTATCCGGGGGAACACGATCGTGGTCTCCGCTCGGGCCGGAATGATCCGGCCCACCGGGAAAACGAGCGAGGTCCCGATCCAGAAGCGCTTCTTCCTGGGGGGACGAACCACGGTTCGCGGCTTCAAGGAGGAAACGCTCGGCCCGAAGGCCGCCGACGGGACCTCCACGGGCGGCGACTACATGGTGAACACCAACGCGGAATTGCGGGTTCCGTTGCAGCATGGCTTCCTGCTCGCGGGCTTCTTCGACACGGGAAGCGTCTGGTTCCCTCACAACCAGGAAAGCGGCTTCGACCTTCGGAAAAGCGCAGGGGCCGGCTTGCGCTACCTGACCCCCGTCGGTCCACTTTCGCTGGATTTCGGCTGGAAGCTCGACCGGCGGCAAGAAGAATCGCCCTACGAATGGCACTTCACGATCGGCGCGATTTTCTGA
- a CDS encoding GGDEF domain-containing protein — MSNDLTGRVLMSAALVAGAGCVLLLLSRARAERRYRFMKTLAEKDSLTLLYNHGAFHERLVVEIERAARYERDLSAIMIDLDGFKSINDTFGHLVGDEVLLLTASILGTYLRKSDIAARYGGDEFAVILPETDLEAAGAIAGRISSGITEASVKSRTGEVVRFTASIGYAVCRPESSRRGDILGEADRLMFESKRHEKGGVRGMQI, encoded by the coding sequence ATGTCGAACGACCTGACAGGCCGGGTCCTGATGAGCGCCGCCCTGGTGGCCGGGGCGGGCTGCGTTCTCCTTCTTCTTTCTCGCGCGCGTGCCGAGCGACGCTATCGTTTCATGAAAACCCTGGCAGAAAAAGATTCCCTGACGCTCCTCTACAATCACGGCGCCTTCCACGAACGACTCGTCGTCGAGATCGAGCGCGCCGCCCGGTACGAACGCGACCTGTCCGCCATCATGATCGATCTCGACGGGTTCAAGTCCATCAATGACACGTTCGGGCACCTGGTCGGCGACGAGGTCTTGCTGCTGACCGCATCCATCCTCGGCACCTACCTGCGCAAAAGCGACATCGCCGCGCGATACGGGGGCGACGAATTCGCCGTGATCCTGCCCGAAACCGATCTCGAGGCCGCGGGCGCCATTGCCGGTCGAATCTCCAGCGGGATCACCGAGGCATCGGTCAAGTCGAGAACGGGCGAGGTCGTGCGATTCACCGCCAGCATCGGCTACGCCGTCTGCCGCCCCGAATCCAGCCGGCGCGGGGATATCCTCGGGGAGGCCGATCGCCTGATGTTCGAATCCAAGCGTCACGAGAAGGGCGGCGTCCGGGGAATGCAGATCTAG
- a CDS encoding GGDEF domain-containing protein: MKALLRRMQLASGEIPTTEELDLINESRERVELVIRARWALLAIMALFGGIAFVFFQFASAREEEVPLAQKVVPVVALLFVLGYNALFSWLSNRLVGIRGLNMLQLLFDLVFVTVLVHFSGGVLSWFWAMYLVLTLEAALIMEKRGDCHIIAATASLAFGGLLIAEFSGLLRPVPMPFYADTTLQHNFSYEMIKWAWMSIACFCVAHIGSYMMDTIRTREAQLHVLVNRDPLTSLYNRRHFFLRLNSEIQRARRYGRTLSLLIIDVDHFKRYNDAFGHPAGDQLLKDLSALLMTGIRRSDLKPSYEVDIGCRYGGEEFAIILPEAASVQGEVAAERLRASVETRGAIVVAERIRQLIEKAKWDGRTVTVSIGVASFPEHGAEIEPLLKAADDALYAAKAQGRNRVMVADSGNPGQREEQGRG; encoded by the coding sequence ATGAAAGCGCTGCTGCGGCGAATGCAACTCGCTTCCGGCGAGATTCCGACTACCGAGGAACTCGACCTGATCAACGAGTCGCGGGAGCGCGTCGAACTCGTCATCCGGGCTCGTTGGGCGCTCCTCGCGATCATGGCCCTGTTCGGGGGGATCGCCTTCGTTTTTTTCCAGTTCGCAAGCGCGCGAGAAGAGGAGGTCCCGCTAGCCCAGAAAGTCGTCCCCGTCGTCGCGCTCCTCTTCGTCCTGGGCTACAACGCCCTGTTCTCCTGGCTGTCCAATCGGCTGGTCGGCATTCGCGGCCTCAACATGCTCCAGCTGCTGTTCGATCTCGTGTTCGTGACGGTGCTGGTCCATTTCAGCGGCGGGGTCCTCTCCTGGTTCTGGGCCATGTACCTGGTCTTGACGCTGGAGGCCGCCCTCATCATGGAGAAAAGGGGCGACTGCCACATCATCGCCGCCACCGCTTCGCTGGCTTTCGGCGGGCTTCTGATCGCGGAATTCTCCGGCCTCCTCCGGCCGGTGCCCATGCCCTTCTACGCCGACACGACGCTGCAGCACAACTTCTCCTACGAGATGATCAAATGGGCCTGGATGTCGATCGCCTGCTTCTGCGTCGCCCACATCGGCTCCTACATGATGGACACCATTCGGACGCGGGAGGCGCAGCTCCACGTGCTGGTCAACCGGGATCCGCTCACGTCCCTCTACAACCGTCGTCATTTTTTCCTGCGGCTCAATTCCGAGATCCAGCGCGCGCGTCGATATGGCCGCACGCTTTCGTTGCTCATCATCGACGTCGACCACTTCAAGCGCTACAACGACGCCTTCGGGCACCCTGCCGGCGATCAGCTCCTGAAGGATCTCTCCGCGCTGTTGATGACGGGCATCCGGCGCAGCGACCTGAAGCCGTCCTACGAAGTCGACATCGGGTGTCGCTACGGGGGGGAGGAGTTTGCCATCATCCTGCCCGAGGCGGCCTCGGTGCAGGGGGAAGTCGCGGCCGAGCGGCTCCGGGCAAGCGTCGAGACGCGCGGGGCGATCGTCGTCGCCGAAAGAATCAGGCAACTGATCGAAAAGGCGAAGTGGGACGGGAGGACGGTGACCGTCAGCATCGGCGTCGCCAGCTTCCCCGAGCACGGGGCGGAGATCGAGCCGTTGCTCAAGGCGGCCGACGATGCGCTTTATGCCGCCAAGGCGCAGGGGCGCAACAGGGTGATGGTCGCGGACTCCGGGAACCCGGGGCAGAGGGAGGAGCAGGGGCGTGGATAG
- a CDS encoding HAMP domain-containing sensor histidine kinase — translation MDRISIERFRLALFGRMIMGVAHEVDNHLSVVLGFAELLQFAGGNEKKVQDSAGKIMAAGDRINRIVKQFSHYVRPHEPSVEPFSPSEMLPEVYVFTKYDLGRGNVTVAFPETVPPGLINGDRRDLGLALTCLLLNGSEAMADRGGTLTLDVVKDGASWRFRVADQGPGLGVEAGERAFEEGFTTREGAAHAGLGLPVARFLAEAAGGEVSVENAPGGGCVAELRVPVR, via the coding sequence GTGGATAGGATATCCATCGAGCGGTTTCGTCTGGCGCTGTTCGGGCGCATGATCATGGGCGTCGCCCACGAGGTCGATAATCACCTCAGCGTGGTGCTCGGATTTGCCGAGCTGCTCCAGTTCGCGGGGGGCAACGAAAAGAAGGTCCAGGACAGCGCGGGCAAGATCATGGCCGCGGGCGACCGGATCAACCGGATCGTGAAGCAGTTTTCCCACTACGTCCGGCCCCACGAGCCTTCCGTCGAACCGTTCTCCCCGTCAGAGATGCTGCCGGAGGTCTACGTGTTCACGAAATACGACCTGGGGCGCGGCAACGTGACGGTGGCGTTTCCCGAAACCGTGCCTCCCGGCCTGATCAACGGGGACCGGCGCGACCTGGGGCTCGCGCTGACTTGCCTCCTGCTCAACGGATCCGAGGCGATGGCCGACCGGGGGGGAACGCTGACGCTCGACGTCGTGAAGGATGGGGCGTCCTGGCGCTTCCGGGTGGCGGACCAGGGGCCCGGGCTGGGCGTCGAGGCGGGGGAGCGGGCCTTCGAGGAGGGATTCACGACCCGGGAGGGTGCGGCGCACGCGGGCCTGGGACTTCCGGTGGCCCGTTTCCTGGCCGAGGCCGCGGGGGGAGAGGTGTCGGTCGAAAACGCCCCCGGGGGGGGCTGCGTCGCGGAGCTGCGCGTCCCGGTCCGGTGA
- a CDS encoding Dabb family protein, which produces MIVHIVLFKLKDGSPESVDSARGVLEGLRGKIPVLRSLEVGVDILRTERSYDLALTAVFDSLDDLQAYQVHPAHQEVIAYMGRVRESAVAVDYRRP; this is translated from the coding sequence ATGATCGTCCATATCGTTCTCTTCAAGCTCAAGGATGGGTCGCCGGAAAGCGTTGATTCGGCGCGCGGGGTGCTCGAGGGGCTTCGGGGCAAGATCCCGGTCCTGCGGTCGCTCGAGGTCGGTGTCGACATCCTGCGCACCGAGCGCTCATACGATCTCGCCCTGACCGCCGTCTTCGACTCGCTCGACGATCTGCAGGCGTATCAGGTCCACCCCGCGCACCAGGAGGTGATCGCGTACATGGGGCGGGTGCGGGAATCCGCGGTGGCCGTCGATTATCGGCGTCCCTAG
- the ilvN gene encoding acetolactate synthase small subunit, whose translation MNAVLELTVSNHPGVISHVCGLFSRRAYNVEGILCMPLRHDDGKSRIWLLVNEDDRLEQVVRQVRKLVDVEEVRRHDAGHEAFTRLQEFF comes from the coding sequence ATGAACGCCGTCCTCGAACTGACCGTCTCCAACCATCCGGGCGTCATATCCCACGTCTGCGGCCTCTTCTCGCGGCGCGCCTACAACGTCGAGGGGATCCTTTGCATGCCCTTGCGACACGACGACGGGAAGAGCCGGATCTGGCTGCTCGTCAATGAAGACGACCGCCTGGAGCAGGTGGTGCGCCAGGTCCGGAAACTCGTGGACGTCGAGGAGGTCCGGCGCCACGACGCCGGCCATGAGGCGTTCACCCGTCTTCAGGAATTCTTCTAG